A portion of the Salminus brasiliensis chromosome 11, fSalBra1.hap2, whole genome shotgun sequence genome contains these proteins:
- the usf1 gene encoding upstream stimulatory factor 1 isoform X4, producing MKGQQKSSDPDCNVPVIEEGAVATAEDPSAIATIQSAATFSSEQPIKYLFKTEGAGGQVTYRVIQVSDGQLEAQTDGTTAVSVVAGFPATTQPVTQAVFSQSEVLEGDGTETHYTYYPATISDAGTGTMVTGVQAPDTILSQGTPAGQLYVMMSPQEVLTGANQSKSEAPRTSRDEKRRAQHNEVERRRRDKINNWIVQLSKTIPDCTLDSTKTGQSKGGILSKACDYIQELRQNNNRLGEELGTLERLRMDNQLLRQEVEDWKSKNQILRNQLRQHGIVAASSVDPQ from the exons ATGAAAGG GCAACAGAAAAGTTCAGACCCTGACTGCAATGTTCCTGTAATTGAAGAAG GAGCAGTTGCTACTGCGGAGGACCCATCAGCAATTGCAACTATTCAGTCAGCTGCAACTTTCTCCTCTGAACAGCCAATCAAATACCTCTTCAAGACAGAAGGAGCTGGGGGGCAG GTGACGTATCGGGTAATTCAAGTTTCTGATGGGCAGTTGGAGGCTCAAACAGACGGTACGACAGCTGTCAGTGTAGTGGCTGGATTTCCAGCTACAACGCAGCCTGTTACACAG GCTGTATTCTCTCAGTCAGAGGTCTTGGAGGGAGATGGCACAGAAACCCATTACACTTATTACCCAGCCACTATTTCGGATGCTGGAACGGGGACTATGGTTACTGGTGTGCAAGCCCCTGATACAATCCTTAGTCAGGGCACACCTGCAG GTCAGTTATACGTGATGATGTCCCCCCAGGAAGTTCTGACAGGAGCAAACCAGAG TAAGTCAGAGGCACCAAGAACTTCAAGAGATGAAAAACGGAGAGCGCAGCATAATGAAG TGGAACGACGGCGCAGAGATAAGATTAATAACTGGATTGTGCAGCTTTCTAAGACCATTCCAGACTGTACTTTGGACTCCACCAAGACAGGCCAG AGTAAAGGTGGGATTCTGTCAAAGGCCTGCGATTACATTCAGGAACTCCGGCAGAACAATAATCGATTGGGAGAGGAGCTTGGCACACTTGAAAGGTTGAGAATGGATAATCAGCTTTTACGGCAAGAA GTGGAGGACTGGAAATCCAAGAATCAGATTTTGAGGAACCAACTCCGACAACACGGGATTGTAGCTGCATCAAGTGTCGACCCTCAGTGA
- the usf1 gene encoding upstream stimulatory factor 1 isoform X2 codes for MKGQQKSSDPDCNVPVIEEGAVATAEDPSAIATIQSAATFSSEQPIKYLFKTEGAGGQVTYRVIQVSDGQLEAQTDGTTAVSVVAGFPATTQPVTQAVFSQSEVLEGDGTETHYTYYPATISDAGTGTMVTGVQAPDTILSQGTPAGQLYVMMSPQEVLTGANQRSIAPRTQTYNTKSEAPRTSRDEKRRAQHNEVERRRRDKINNWIVQLSKTIPDCTLDSTKTGQSKGGILSKACDYIQELRQNNNRLGEELGTLERLRMDNQLLRQEVEDWKSKNQILRNQLRQHGIVAASSVDPQ; via the exons ATGAAAGG GCAACAGAAAAGTTCAGACCCTGACTGCAATGTTCCTGTAATTGAAGAAG GAGCAGTTGCTACTGCGGAGGACCCATCAGCAATTGCAACTATTCAGTCAGCTGCAACTTTCTCCTCTGAACAGCCAATCAAATACCTCTTCAAGACAGAAGGAGCTGGGGGGCAG GTGACGTATCGGGTAATTCAAGTTTCTGATGGGCAGTTGGAGGCTCAAACAGACGGTACGACAGCTGTCAGTGTAGTGGCTGGATTTCCAGCTACAACGCAGCCTGTTACACAG GCTGTATTCTCTCAGTCAGAGGTCTTGGAGGGAGATGGCACAGAAACCCATTACACTTATTACCCAGCCACTATTTCGGATGCTGGAACGGGGACTATGGTTACTGGTGTGCAAGCCCCTGATACAATCCTTAGTCAGGGCACACCTGCAG GTCAGTTATACGTGATGATGTCCCCCCAGGAAGTTCTGACAGGAGCAAACCAGAGGTCTATTGCACCTCGCACACAAACTTACAACAC TAAGTCAGAGGCACCAAGAACTTCAAGAGATGAAAAACGGAGAGCGCAGCATAATGAAG TGGAACGACGGCGCAGAGATAAGATTAATAACTGGATTGTGCAGCTTTCTAAGACCATTCCAGACTGTACTTTGGACTCCACCAAGACAGGCCAG AGTAAAGGTGGGATTCTGTCAAAGGCCTGCGATTACATTCAGGAACTCCGGCAGAACAATAATCGATTGGGAGAGGAGCTTGGCACACTTGAAAGGTTGAGAATGGATAATCAGCTTTTACGGCAAGAA GTGGAGGACTGGAAATCCAAGAATCAGATTTTGAGGAACCAACTCCGACAACACGGGATTGTAGCTGCATCAAGTGTCGACCCTCAGTGA
- the usf1 gene encoding upstream stimulatory factor 1 isoform X3 — translation MKGQQKSSDPDCNVPVIEEGAVATAEDPSAIATIQSAATFSSEQPIKYLFKTEGAGGQVGELYPPTGQVTYRVIQVSDGQLEAQTDGTTAVSVVAGFPATTQPVTQAVFSQSEVLEGDGTETHYTYYPATISDAGTGTMVTGVQAPDTILSQGTPAGQLYVMMSPQEVLTGANQSKSEAPRTSRDEKRRAQHNEVERRRRDKINNWIVQLSKTIPDCTLDSTKTGQSKGGILSKACDYIQELRQNNNRLGEELGTLERLRMDNQLLRQEVEDWKSKNQILRNQLRQHGIVAASSVDPQ, via the exons ATGAAAGG GCAACAGAAAAGTTCAGACCCTGACTGCAATGTTCCTGTAATTGAAGAAG GAGCAGTTGCTACTGCGGAGGACCCATCAGCAATTGCAACTATTCAGTCAGCTGCAACTTTCTCCTCTGAACAGCCAATCAAATACCTCTTCAAGACAGAAGGAGCTGGGGGGCAGGTAGGGGAACTGTACCCTCCCACTGGGCAG GTGACGTATCGGGTAATTCAAGTTTCTGATGGGCAGTTGGAGGCTCAAACAGACGGTACGACAGCTGTCAGTGTAGTGGCTGGATTTCCAGCTACAACGCAGCCTGTTACACAG GCTGTATTCTCTCAGTCAGAGGTCTTGGAGGGAGATGGCACAGAAACCCATTACACTTATTACCCAGCCACTATTTCGGATGCTGGAACGGGGACTATGGTTACTGGTGTGCAAGCCCCTGATACAATCCTTAGTCAGGGCACACCTGCAG GTCAGTTATACGTGATGATGTCCCCCCAGGAAGTTCTGACAGGAGCAAACCAGAG TAAGTCAGAGGCACCAAGAACTTCAAGAGATGAAAAACGGAGAGCGCAGCATAATGAAG TGGAACGACGGCGCAGAGATAAGATTAATAACTGGATTGTGCAGCTTTCTAAGACCATTCCAGACTGTACTTTGGACTCCACCAAGACAGGCCAG AGTAAAGGTGGGATTCTGTCAAAGGCCTGCGATTACATTCAGGAACTCCGGCAGAACAATAATCGATTGGGAGAGGAGCTTGGCACACTTGAAAGGTTGAGAATGGATAATCAGCTTTTACGGCAAGAA GTGGAGGACTGGAAATCCAAGAATCAGATTTTGAGGAACCAACTCCGACAACACGGGATTGTAGCTGCATCAAGTGTCGACCCTCAGTGA
- the usf1 gene encoding upstream stimulatory factor 1 isoform X1 yields MKGQQKSSDPDCNVPVIEEGAVATAEDPSAIATIQSAATFSSEQPIKYLFKTEGAGGQVGELYPPTGQVTYRVIQVSDGQLEAQTDGTTAVSVVAGFPATTQPVTQAVFSQSEVLEGDGTETHYTYYPATISDAGTGTMVTGVQAPDTILSQGTPAGQLYVMMSPQEVLTGANQRSIAPRTQTYNTKSEAPRTSRDEKRRAQHNEVERRRRDKINNWIVQLSKTIPDCTLDSTKTGQSKGGILSKACDYIQELRQNNNRLGEELGTLERLRMDNQLLRQEVEDWKSKNQILRNQLRQHGIVAASSVDPQ; encoded by the exons ATGAAAGG GCAACAGAAAAGTTCAGACCCTGACTGCAATGTTCCTGTAATTGAAGAAG GAGCAGTTGCTACTGCGGAGGACCCATCAGCAATTGCAACTATTCAGTCAGCTGCAACTTTCTCCTCTGAACAGCCAATCAAATACCTCTTCAAGACAGAAGGAGCTGGGGGGCAGGTAGGGGAACTGTACCCTCCCACTGGGCAG GTGACGTATCGGGTAATTCAAGTTTCTGATGGGCAGTTGGAGGCTCAAACAGACGGTACGACAGCTGTCAGTGTAGTGGCTGGATTTCCAGCTACAACGCAGCCTGTTACACAG GCTGTATTCTCTCAGTCAGAGGTCTTGGAGGGAGATGGCACAGAAACCCATTACACTTATTACCCAGCCACTATTTCGGATGCTGGAACGGGGACTATGGTTACTGGTGTGCAAGCCCCTGATACAATCCTTAGTCAGGGCACACCTGCAG GTCAGTTATACGTGATGATGTCCCCCCAGGAAGTTCTGACAGGAGCAAACCAGAGGTCTATTGCACCTCGCACACAAACTTACAACAC TAAGTCAGAGGCACCAAGAACTTCAAGAGATGAAAAACGGAGAGCGCAGCATAATGAAG TGGAACGACGGCGCAGAGATAAGATTAATAACTGGATTGTGCAGCTTTCTAAGACCATTCCAGACTGTACTTTGGACTCCACCAAGACAGGCCAG AGTAAAGGTGGGATTCTGTCAAAGGCCTGCGATTACATTCAGGAACTCCGGCAGAACAATAATCGATTGGGAGAGGAGCTTGGCACACTTGAAAGGTTGAGAATGGATAATCAGCTTTTACGGCAAGAA GTGGAGGACTGGAAATCCAAGAATCAGATTTTGAGGAACCAACTCCGACAACACGGGATTGTAGCTGCATCAAGTGTCGACCCTCAGTGA